A stretch of Desulfotalea psychrophila LSv54 DNA encodes these proteins:
- a CDS encoding glycosyltransferase family 4 protein has product MKIIYYMPFKALDHPTPSGDLIIGRGIFAHLSKEHQLEVASSLRLRWLYRRPGLCWACLLEILRITRKYRKESPDIWLSYHSYYKAPDILGALCSRRLGIPYLLFQGIYSTKRRKKLSTLPGFLLNRYVLRQANLVITNKRRDYKNLRRLLPEDRLLYIAPGIYPEAFYPDATARTALRQSWGVPREGKVIISAAMFRPDVKSEGIKRVIASMITLKAAGKKFLLVLIGDGLCREELEAYARPLEDQVIFMGRIERNEIYRYFSAADLFIFPGIHEALGMVYLEAQSCGLPVIAYGDWGAGEAVIDGETGLLSSAQEPEQMTNNITYLLEHDDIRRKMGKNAQAHIRCHHDIEKNYAILSETLEKYRKASAS; this is encoded by the coding sequence ATGAAAATTATCTACTACATGCCCTTTAAGGCCCTGGATCATCCTACTCCGTCGGGAGATCTTATCATCGGCAGGGGAATTTTTGCCCATCTCTCAAAAGAGCATCAGCTAGAGGTGGCCAGCAGCCTACGGCTTCGCTGGCTATATCGCAGGCCTGGACTATGCTGGGCATGCCTACTGGAAATATTACGTATCACTCGAAAATACCGAAAGGAGAGCCCCGATATCTGGCTGAGCTATCATAGCTACTATAAGGCTCCCGACATTCTCGGCGCCCTCTGTAGCAGACGTTTAGGGATTCCCTATCTGCTCTTTCAGGGCATCTACTCTACCAAAAGGCGAAAAAAACTCTCCACCCTGCCCGGCTTTCTTCTCAACCGCTATGTCCTCAGACAGGCTAACCTTGTAATCACCAACAAGAGGCGAGATTACAAGAACCTGCGCCGTCTTCTCCCGGAGGATCGCCTCCTCTATATTGCCCCCGGTATCTATCCCGAGGCCTTTTACCCGGATGCCACCGCCAGAACTGCACTGCGCCAGAGCTGGGGGGTGCCAAGAGAGGGAAAGGTGATTATCAGCGCAGCCATGTTCCGCCCCGATGTAAAGAGCGAGGGAATAAAGAGGGTGATCGCCTCCATGATTACCCTCAAAGCAGCTGGAAAAAAATTTCTTTTGGTCCTCATTGGTGACGGCCTCTGTCGTGAGGAGCTGGAGGCCTATGCCCGGCCACTGGAGGATCAGGTCATCTTTATGGGCAGGATCGAGCGAAACGAGATCTATCGTTACTTCTCAGCAGCCGACCTCTTTATCTTTCCCGGTATCCACGAGGCGTTGGGAATGGTCTACCTTGAAGCCCAATCCTGCGGTCTACCGGTTATTGCTTACGGTGACTGGGGTGCGGGGGAGGCGGTCATTGATGGTGAAACAGGCCTGCTCTCATCTGCTCAGGAACCGGAACAGATGACCAACAACATCACCTATCTTCTAGAGCATGACGATATTCGCAGGAAAATGGGAAAAAATGCTCAGGCGCATATCCGCTGCCATCATGACATTGAGAAAAACTATGCCATCCTCTCCGAGACCTTGGAGAAATATCGAAAAGCGAGTGCATCGTGA
- the hypD gene encoding trans-4-hydroxy-L-proline dehydratase has translation MNSRIERLRQKSFSTQASISIERALLETEFYKENSGKYPLPILRALCFQHLCQHKTLYIGDDELIVGERGPSPKAVPTFPELTCHSAEDLHILNDRPMTNYRLSDEDINRYEEEVIPYWQGRSMRDRIFKNAPEEWRQAYQAGLFTEFMEQRAPGHTALDGTIYREGMLDFKARIAGRIARLDFLTDPRAADQREELQAMDISCNAAIIFAKRHAELAERMADKEEGERRQELLEIARICRWVPAHAPRTMHEAIQMYWFVHLGTITELNGWDAMTPGHLDHHLHPFYENDLASGILNREGAKELMACLWIKINNHTAPPKVGVTAKESGTYNDFTQINLGGLQRNGQDGSNEISYIALEVSDELHLLQPQPSIHLSQQSPTRLLASACEVVRKGYGYPSFFNADGVVTQLVRAGKSLEDAREGGTSGCIETGAFGKEAYILTGYLNVPKILEITLHNGIDPLSGIRVGLETGEASFFQTFSALYKAFEQQLNHIIQLKVRMNNYIERMYGKYSPAPFLSVVIHDCIEKGRDYYDAGPRYNSNYIQCCGIGTVTDSLSALKTHVFEGELSMEKMVKTLASNFQGEEELRADLLNNTPFYGNNDDLADDIMQRVYHSLFQGIDGQKNTKGGEYHLNMLSTTCHVYFGKMLGASANGRLAGLPTSDGTSPSQGADLQGPTAVIKSLGKMDQYKSGGTLLNQRFLPAALKDESDLKNLGHLIRTYFSLGGHHIQFNVVDSKTLKKAQQHPDQYKNLLVRVAGYSDYFVDLDRAHQEEIISRTGHGA, from the coding sequence ATGAACTCTCGTATCGAGCGACTTCGACAAAAAAGTTTTTCCACCCAAGCAAGCATATCCATCGAACGCGCCCTGCTCGAAACAGAGTTCTATAAGGAGAACAGCGGTAAATACCCCCTGCCCATCCTCCGCGCCCTCTGCTTTCAACATCTCTGCCAACATAAGACACTCTATATTGGCGACGATGAGCTGATTGTAGGTGAACGCGGGCCCTCGCCCAAGGCCGTACCCACATTCCCCGAGCTCACCTGCCACAGCGCAGAGGATCTGCATATCCTCAACGATCGCCCCATGACCAACTACCGACTCAGCGATGAGGATATTAACAGGTATGAGGAGGAGGTCATTCCCTACTGGCAGGGGCGGAGCATGCGGGATCGTATCTTTAAAAATGCGCCTGAAGAGTGGCGACAAGCCTATCAGGCAGGTCTCTTTACAGAGTTTATGGAACAGCGTGCCCCGGGCCATACCGCCCTCGATGGCACCATCTACCGAGAGGGGATGCTCGACTTTAAGGCCCGCATTGCCGGACGGATAGCAAGACTGGACTTCCTGACCGACCCCAGGGCTGCCGATCAGCGCGAAGAGCTACAGGCCATGGATATCTCCTGTAATGCGGCCATCATCTTTGCCAAAAGACATGCCGAACTGGCTGAGAGAATGGCAGATAAGGAGGAAGGTGAGCGCCGCCAGGAGTTACTGGAGATTGCCAGGATCTGTCGCTGGGTACCTGCTCATGCTCCTCGCACTATGCACGAGGCTATTCAAATGTACTGGTTTGTCCATCTGGGTACCATCACCGAACTCAATGGTTGGGATGCCATGACTCCGGGCCATCTTGATCATCACCTCCATCCCTTTTATGAAAATGATTTGGCTAGCGGCATCCTTAACCGAGAGGGAGCCAAAGAACTTATGGCCTGCCTATGGATCAAGATCAATAATCACACTGCTCCTCCTAAGGTAGGGGTCACCGCTAAAGAGAGCGGCACCTATAATGATTTCACTCAGATTAACCTGGGAGGCCTGCAGAGAAATGGCCAGGATGGCAGCAATGAGATCAGCTATATTGCCCTGGAGGTATCCGATGAGCTCCATCTCCTTCAGCCACAACCCAGCATCCATTTAAGCCAACAGAGCCCGACCCGTCTTCTTGCCAGTGCCTGCGAGGTTGTACGAAAGGGTTATGGCTACCCTTCATTTTTTAATGCCGACGGAGTAGTTACTCAACTGGTCCGGGCTGGAAAGAGTCTGGAAGATGCTCGGGAGGGTGGCACCAGTGGTTGCATTGAAACCGGGGCCTTCGGTAAGGAGGCATATATTCTCACTGGCTATCTCAATGTCCCGAAGATACTAGAGATCACCCTCCATAACGGCATTGATCCACTCAGCGGTATTCGGGTGGGACTAGAGACTGGCGAAGCCAGTTTTTTTCAAACGTTTTCTGCCCTCTATAAGGCCTTTGAACAACAGCTGAACCATATCATCCAACTGAAGGTGCGGATGAATAACTATATTGAGCGAATGTACGGCAAATACTCTCCTGCCCCCTTTCTCTCCGTGGTCATCCACGACTGTATTGAAAAGGGCCGTGACTACTACGATGCCGGCCCCCGCTACAACAGCAACTATATCCAGTGCTGCGGTATTGGTACCGTCACCGACAGCCTCTCGGCCCTGAAGACCCATGTTTTTGAGGGCGAGCTGAGTATGGAGAAAATGGTAAAAACCCTGGCCAGCAACTTCCAGGGTGAAGAGGAGTTAAGAGCAGATCTGCTCAATAATACACCATTTTATGGCAATAACGATGATCTGGCCGATGACATCATGCAGAGGGTTTACCACAGCCTCTTCCAAGGCATTGACGGACAGAAAAACACCAAGGGTGGAGAGTATCATCTCAATATGCTCTCCACCACCTGCCATGTCTACTTTGGCAAGATGCTAGGGGCAAGTGCCAACGGTCGACTGGCCGGACTGCCCACCTCGGATGGGACATCCCCCTCCCAGGGGGCCGACCTGCAGGGGCCAACGGCGGTAATCAAATCTCTGGGCAAGATGGACCAGTATAAGTCCGGAGGTACCCTTCTCAATCAACGTTTTCTGCCCGCGGCCCTGAAAGACGAGAGTGACCTGAAAAACCTCGGACACCTGATCCGCACCTACTTCTCCCTAGGCGGCCACCATATTCAGTTCAATGTGGTGGACTCTAAAACCCTGAAGAAGGCCCAGCAACATCCCGATCAGTATAAAAATCTCCTGGTTCGGGTGGCGGGCTACAGCGACTATTTTGTCGATCTGGATCGGGCTCATCAGGAAGAGATTATCAGTCGTACCGGCCACGGTGCCTAG
- a CDS encoding amino acid aminotransferase produces MWQNIEAAPADSILGLTEAFRNDPNPAKVNLGVGIYKDEQGATPILQCVKNAEARLIETEESKVYLPISGAPAYTENVQKLLFGEESEVISSKRAITAHAPGGTGALRMGAGLLKTFFPEAKVWVSTPTWANHTGIFSSTGFEIAHYPYYDETHRSVDFQAMLMSLRAVPEGDIVLLHACCHNPTGVDLTLEQWHQVVAIAQERNWIPFLDFAYQGFGVGTSEDRCAIELCAEAGIDFFVASSFSKNFGMYNERTGAITVVAANQASAAVALSHLKKTIRVVYSNPPAHGGLVAATILSDPELYDLWQQELQDMRERIIAMRVALVEGLSSRGVDQDFSFITEQSGMFSFSGLSDEIVAWLRKEKSIYVVGGGRINLAGLTASNIDYVCDAIAEALKS; encoded by the coding sequence ATGTGGCAGAATATTGAGGCAGCACCAGCGGATTCTATTTTAGGTCTTACCGAGGCCTTTCGTAATGACCCCAATCCTGCAAAGGTAAATCTTGGCGTTGGCATTTATAAGGATGAACAGGGAGCAACCCCTATTTTACAGTGTGTGAAGAATGCTGAAGCTCGGTTGATTGAAACCGAGGAAAGCAAGGTCTATCTGCCTATATCCGGTGCCCCCGCCTATACAGAAAACGTACAGAAGCTGCTCTTTGGTGAAGAGAGTGAAGTTATCAGCTCAAAACGGGCGATCACAGCCCATGCCCCCGGTGGCACAGGTGCCCTGAGGATGGGGGCGGGGCTGTTGAAGACATTTTTCCCTGAGGCCAAGGTATGGGTAAGCACTCCCACCTGGGCCAACCATACGGGTATCTTTTCCAGCACAGGTTTTGAGATTGCTCACTATCCATACTATGATGAGACTCACCGTAGCGTTGATTTTCAGGCCATGCTGATGAGTCTGCGGGCAGTACCTGAGGGTGATATTGTCCTTCTTCATGCCTGCTGTCATAATCCCACCGGTGTTGATTTGACACTGGAGCAGTGGCATCAGGTTGTAGCCATTGCTCAAGAGAGGAACTGGATTCCCTTTCTTGACTTTGCCTATCAGGGCTTTGGCGTCGGCACCTCCGAGGATCGCTGTGCCATAGAGCTCTGTGCCGAGGCGGGGATTGATTTTTTTGTCGCCAGCTCTTTTTCCAAGAACTTTGGTATGTATAATGAGCGTACCGGAGCAATTACCGTGGTTGCTGCAAATCAAGCAAGTGCGGCTGTGGCCCTCAGTCATCTGAAGAAGACCATCCGGGTTGTCTACTCTAATCCTCCAGCCCATGGTGGCCTGGTGGCAGCTACTATTTTGAGTGACCCTGAACTCTATGATCTCTGGCAGCAGGAGCTGCAGGATATGCGCGAGCGCATCATCGCCATGCGCGTTGCTCTGGTAGAGGGCTTGAGTTCACGCGGGGTTGATCAGGATTTCAGCTTTATTACCGAGCAGTCTGGTATGTTCTCTTTTAGTGGTCTCTCCGATGAGATTGTTGCCTGGCTTCGTAAGGAGAAGAGTATCTATGTGGTGGGTGGTGGTCGGATTAATCTTGCTGGTCTTACTGCCAGCAATATAGACTATGTCTGTGATGCCATTGCCGAGGCTCTTAAGTCGTAG
- a CDS encoding M15 family metallopeptidase, with product MASVPCIRVEHPKKSYLTSCSVLSEKSVAEKEFERLWTDDRDAKDHLIKFKNPDLAYPGDIILSPKRYPLLASIIGRLYKIQNYVGHGNFCLLGLDESYRFAKYRPEIGAFSSIEKNFLEEIFFRDAKEYGFLGEKPMSHLDGKITRSLLYRLPGNGNFLFKGAALAKYRRVKEDIGKELILTSGVRNLAKQFYLFLHKAYLFGGNFSLASRSLAPPGYSFHATGDFDVGQRGYGSDNFTEKFIESYVYRELIKRGYVNYRYGKDNVLGVRYEPWHVKV from the coding sequence ATGGCAAGTGTGCCCTGTATCAGGGTGGAACATCCCAAAAAATCTTACCTAACCTCTTGCTCCGTTTTATCTGAGAAATCCGTTGCCGAAAAAGAGTTTGAAAGGTTGTGGACAGATGATAGAGATGCCAAGGATCATCTTATAAAATTTAAAAATCCTGATCTTGCCTACCCGGGAGATATTATTCTCAGCCCTAAACGCTATCCCCTACTTGCCAGTATCATTGGTCGTCTTTATAAAATACAGAACTATGTTGGTCACGGAAATTTTTGTCTGCTTGGTCTCGATGAGAGTTATCGTTTTGCTAAATATAGACCTGAGATCGGTGCCTTTTCCTCCATAGAAAAAAATTTTCTTGAAGAGATCTTCTTTCGTGATGCCAAAGAGTATGGTTTTTTAGGGGAAAAGCCGATGAGCCATTTAGATGGCAAGATAACACGCAGTCTCCTTTATAGGCTTCCAGGCAATGGTAATTTTCTCTTTAAGGGGGCAGCTCTTGCCAAGTACAGAAGGGTTAAAGAGGATATTGGCAAAGAGCTAATTCTAACCTCCGGAGTACGTAATCTGGCCAAACAGTTCTACCTCTTTCTGCACAAGGCATATCTCTTTGGTGGCAATTTTTCTCTTGCCTCCCGTTCTCTTGCCCCTCCGGGTTACTCATTTCATGCAACGGGTGATTTTGATGTTGGTCAGCGTGGTTATGGATCTGATAATTTCACTGAAAAGTTTATCGAAAGTTATGTCTACAGGGAGCTGATTAAGCGTGGTTATGTGAATTATCGTTATGGTAAAGATAATGTCCTTGGCGTACGCTATGAACCTTGGCATGTGAAGGTCTAG